The DNA region CTCCTGGCTCCTCCTCGAGCCCTGCGGCAGGCGGTCCACACACTGGGCCCAGGGTGGACAGCCCCATGTGTTGTGAGGCCTGGGTCAGGCAGGGATTGCTGCCAGGGACCAGAGGTtagctctccctcctcctcccggtTTGCCTCTTGGGGAGGGTGAGTCACCAGGGACATGTTTGCTTGGGCAACGAAAGAGAATCTAGAGCAGTCTCAGCAAATGGGAGCCACGGACCCCGGAGCTGAGCACCGTCTCTGCTGGCGGACTGCAGGGGCTGTGCTCCAGGTGAGCTGAACCAAGAAGCAGCTTCGGGGAAGGGAGGCCCAGGAAAGCCCAGACACAGGCTGTTTCTGAAGGAGGCGCTCATACAAAAAGAGCTAAGTATGAGGGAGGACCAGCTCTCCGTCCAGAAGAGGCCTGATGATGGGGACAGCCGAATGGACGCTGGGGACGGACTCCCCCACAAGGTGGCCGCAGGGCTCACAAAAGCCCGGGGCCTGATTTAACTGCCACGAAATCAATACTAGGAAAACAAAACCTGGTGACTCTGGAAAATGTGATCTGAAATCTAGAAACAACTCATAAATTCCCCTCTGCAAAATCAGTTCTGCGCACTCGCGGGGTCCCGCCTGCTGGGAGACGTCTGCTGAGGGTGGTGCATCTCGCAGCCACGAGCGCTGGCGATGCGTCCCGAACTCTTAGTGTTTCCAGGGGCCACAAAAGAGCTGAACCATCACAAATATGCTGCTGCAGCCACTGTACCAGGAAAACAGGAGCCTCACTGGCCGGTGAGGAGTAGCTACGTCCTCAAACTCTAGGACCTCAGCCTGAACCCCAGCCCCGGGACAATCTCCCGCTCTTCACAGGCCCCCACAGATGGGGTGACAGGTGAACCAACAGGAGGCCTACTCTGGGGCCGGGCCGGGTGGGCGCAGGGCCGCAGAGAAGGGAGCCCTGCCCAGCGGCCTGCTGCCATGCCAACCATCACCAGCCCCACGCCCCCAGGCCCAGCTCGCACAGGCGCCGCGTCCCGGCCAAGCCTCTCCAACCTCACCTGATAGGAACTGCTGCGTGTCGAACAGCTTGCAGGTCTGGTCTCTCTCCAGCTTGTTGGGCCGGTCGCTGGGGATCGCCAGGGGCCCGTCCCAGTAGATCCTGCTTTGGCAGAGTCTCTTGGCATAGAGCCCATCGGGGGCCATCCAGAGGACCACGCCCCTCTCCAAGTGGCCGAGCAGCTTCTCAATGTTCTTCCTCTGGCTGTTGTCCTCCGGGTAGGGAAACAGGACCTGGTCCAGGCTGCTGGCGTCGTAGGTGTGGCCGTGGGAGATCCGGCAGCCCTCGGGGCTGGACGTGGTCAGCTCCTTGACCAGGATTTCCCGGTAGTACAGGCAGATGTGGAGCCGGCAGTCTGGAAGCACAGCCCTGGCGGTCAGTGTGGGCTCTGCGCCgggggcctggggctggtgctCGGCAGGGGCCAGGCGACGGCCCGAGAAGAGCGTCGTCGGTGGGACGCCTGTGCCAAGGGGTCTCGGGGCAGACACTGCAAGGCCTatgcccctctctgagcctgagcCTGCCCAATGGTGGAGGACTTCTGCGTCAGTCTGTGCTGCTCTCTAACCCAGCATTTTTCCAAATGTGTGGGACACAGAATTCGGGGAAGAGCTCAGTGGTGGTGATGACAGCATTTATGTCTAACGCACCAAGTCACATGCCACCAAACAAAAGCTCACTTTAAGCTTGGCAGTCAGTTTTGACTTTGGAAGAAGTAAACCCTGCCTTAAATGATTCTTATAGGCAAAAAAGTACAGTGGTCTTTCAGGAAAAAGGCAAATATATCCACACATCCAAAACTACACTAAAAACATCAGTATGATGtcatttaggaaaagaaaatcatacaCACAGCAGCACACTGAAGTTTGGGGAAGGACGAGCCTTGATAGCTGGTGAGCTCTGAGTGGTGGGACTAcgtttttatttcacattttgctttactgatttttaacttattttctcACTCTGCATGTTCTACTCTTATTATAAAATTACCTCGAGAAGGAAACAGCCCAAGCGTAAAGTCAGCTGAGACGTACCTCGGTTTGTGTTTGAGTCTGAGGATGGCTCTAGAGCCGCACTTTCTCCAAAACTAAACAATATAAGTTCAGTTCTGAAATTTTGCTGATTTTAGAATCCTCTCTAAAATCTGACCAATGGGCTGAAAGGACCAACCTGGTTTGCTGAGGGCCCCGGATTTGAAGTACGAGGGGGAACTGTGTGGGGCTCAAGCCTGAGCAGGTGGCTGACCTTGGATAAACGGCTAGGATGGTAATCTGTACTGAGCTCTCATTCCTCAAGGGTAAGTTTTGAGGCTCAGACAGTCCACGTTACTGCCTCCAGCCGCCTCTGCCACTCCTGCCGCTGTGAACCCAGAGGAGTAGGTGTCGGCTACTCAGGGTTTCATTTCGTTGAACGTCATCAGAAATCACGAGGTCACAGGGATATAAATAGCTGTTTATTTCCTACTTTCTAGGCACACACTCAAGTCTTAAGTGCTTAAGGAAAGGGTTTGAAAGTTTCTAAAAACAACACAGGCCTTTCTGCTCAGACACCTCTGCTCCCTCCACCATCCAGGAGCATCTGAAACAAGCAGCAAGCCTCCAGAACCTCAGAGCCAGAAAGAGCCCATCGGCCAGCCCAGCTCTCCCGGGAGCAAGGAAGGGCCCCAGCTGTGCTCTCTTGAAACCTGGAGAATCCAGCTTATGTTTCCTGTCACTGATTTTCAAAAAGGGCAGGGAGCAGGTTGAGAATTCCAAAGCACAAGCTATTCATTTTTAACATATGCAAgtctcattttaaaacattatctaaagataaatatacatatatcacacCTGCTTAGTACAGCTCAAGGTGTTTTCCTTAAAACAGGTAGATGGCTGAGATCCAGGCCTCTTTTAGAGGTGAAACTCTAAAGACCAGATCTGATCTGGATTTGTGTGTGAGACACACCACACTCAAAGGAAGAGCAAGATGCTGGCTGCGAAGGCACTGTACGTGATGAGGAGAAAGAACCCGGAACTAGCGTCCTGGGAAGCCGATGGGCCACCTGTTTGCAGCTAAGCCTGCAAGGATGATGAGGAGCTCCTGCGGTGCGGTGTGAGAAGCTGGCTGGAGGGGCCCTTGGCAAATGGAACTGGGGCACCTGAACGTTCCTGGGGAGCTGACACGGCTCAGAGCCACCTGGCGAAGCGGGTCAGGCTGGGAAGCTGGCCACGGATGCTAACTCTTCTACCCACTCCAGACCCCAGCTGCTCTCACGGACCCCTCAAATCCACCCACGGTGACAGGACCCTCGCAGACGCCGCCTCCAGGGGGCCCCACTCACCTGAGAGGGCCAAAGCTTCGGCAGACCTTATGCTTGGCTCTATGGGGATCCCGGGGGCCTGGGACTCAGGCGGGGCACAAGCATAAAAGGTTCCTGTGACCTGGCAACCTGCATTTGCAAATAAAAGTCAGATGCTGTCTAACAGAGTCCCTCGGACGCAGAGGGAAGTTGCCTCTGCCTGAGGGTGGCCCGTCAGCCCCAGGGGTGCACCAGGCTGGGAGGGAAGGGCCTGGGCCCTCTAGAGCGACACTGCCCACCCCGCACACACCTCCTCCTGAGAGGCAAGGAGGCTGAGGTCCTACTGGAAAACCAAGGCTGAAGAAGGACGGAGCCTCTTCACAGCTGGGAGGAACCCTGGCGTCACCTCTGCagtcttctccctccctctctccctgccttccttcccttcttttttgTCCTCAACCCCTCCACCGCCTCAGagtcacctgtgtgtgtgtgtctgctgagAATGCTTGAGACCCACTGTCCCAGTCACTTTCCAGGCCACACTGCAGCGTCCACCGTGCACACCAGGCTCAACCCCTAGGCATCACTTGTCTCACAGCTGGAAGGCTGTGCCCGGTCCCTGCACAGCTGATGGGCAGGGTGACTGAGTCCAGAGTCCGTGCGATTCACCCCACGCACACAGCGAGCTCACAGCagagctgagcccaggtctctACATGAGTTCCAACCTCCAAGAGCCAGACCAAAACCCTACACGTTGACAGGCCCGCTTCCTTAGTTGCTGCTCCTGGGTTCAGGAGGAAAGGGAACCACGTCTCCAGCCGGCACGGCAGCTGTGTTGCATGAGACGTTAACGGAGCGTGTGCGCCAGAACCTCAGTCGGCTGGCGCATCACTTAATGTCTCTCACGCGTCAAGGTCTGTCCACCAGCCTGCCCTCTGCACCAGAGCCGCTAGCTCAGCGGAGCTGACGTACCAGACCCAGGTCTGAACTGCAGGAACCCGTCCAGCACCAGCTGACTCTCCCACCACAATACGGAAGGCCAACTTTTGCTGCAAATCACTCTTAAAAAGCTAATAAAACCAAActttgtgacttaaaaaaaatatgtcaCTCAAAACCAATCTTAAATAATAGGCTACTTCTTCAATTCCATAAGCCAAGagtgagctggacatgactaaaaaGGAGCCGATACTGCTAGAACATTCAAAAGATCTAGGTGTTGACAGTCTCAGGATTTCTGTGTAAACAACTAACTCACAGGCCTTGACAGCTTCTGCTCTGAAGCACTGAACACACGGTGTGAAATTCTCTCTGCACTTGGCACACTGGTGCTTCTGAGAGAGGCCTCATTCTGGGGGGGAGGCCTGCAGGGAGCACAGCGGCCAGCCCAAGAGCAGCGCACACCAGGCCCTGTTCTGTGGAGGCCTTCTGTGTTTCCCTCACAGGACTTGCACATCCCTTTCTTACTGTCACCTCTAATCCCAGGAACGACTGCCTGGACACACCACTGCTTAAGAGAAATCTATCAGCACAAAAATCCCCTGGGGTCCCTGCGGGCTGAGGTGGGCGCAGGGGGGTTGGGCCACAGCTGTGGGATGCCAGCTTTACAGATGTGTAGACAGAGACAGTCAGGATTAAGGGACGGTCCAGCCTTCTCTGGGAACACTAACAAAATCAACTACTTCTTGcccaagattaaaaataaaatttaagattatTCAAGGAGGAACAAACATGTTAGCTTACTAAACATAAAGTCGGCCAGTCTGAATTCTGAGTTCCCTGTCCTGTGTGGCTGGGCTCTGGGGTCAGGGGACCTGGAAGTGGTCCCCAGCCCTCAGTCTCACTGGGCAGTGATGGGCACATTGCTTACATTCTGTGAAAAGCAGGGCAGCTTCCCGGGGCCTGGTGTGACCCCTGGTTCCATGACGCAGCCCCGAGTCTGTCCAGGTGCACAGTGGGCCGGGCACCGTGGACCCGGAGTCCTCTGGGACACGTGCCCTCCTTTACTGCACCCGGGGCCCTCCCCGGCAGCTCTGAGCAGGGAGAGAGCCATGGGACTGCCCGGAGGTCAGGCCAGGAGGGGCCAGGCCCTCTGGCCACAGGCCCTGCCCTTACCATTTTCACAGGCTGGGCTTTGCCAGTGGTGGCCGCGGGGTCCGAAGGTCACCGGACACTGATACGGGATCTCTGCGTGCGGCTGGTCCGGGACGAACTCCCTCCAGCCCCGGTCATGGGCCGGGATCATGTAGTTGTGAACCTGCTGGAGGAATCAGAGGGGGGCTGGAGTGCAGAGCGGCCAGCTCGGGGTCAGCCTGGGggagccccccagactcctccgGGACTGCTTGTGTGGCGGGCAGCCAAATCCTCTTATTATAGGAAAAGCTGTGGTGGAAACTCGCCACGAAGAATCGAAAGCACAAGTGAGACAGTGCCGTAAAGTGGCGCTTTATGTGAGGCTTTATGTGACGCTTCATCACATGGCTAAACCAAGAGCCTTTCTGGGGGCTCTGCCTCCCTTCCAGCAAAGTggataaaacagggctgggattCACATCGGAAAAGTCCGACGGGGTCAGCTGCCCTGTGGTTTCACATGACAAAGCCCTGCTTCCAAAATCTTTGGCTTCCACAAAAGGTCTGTTTCCCAGAAGATTGAAGAGTCAGTGGGGAAATCTAACCAGCAAGCAGATGCACCCACCCTCGTCTCCCTCTCTTCAAACCCCAGCACCAGGTGGAGACTGACACACCCATCCAGTGACCTGGGACGTGGCTCAGCAGTTTGACAAACAGCAAAACGGAGTTCTGCTCGCTTCTGTTTGCAGGCCGCTCCTGCCACGTGGGACCTGGCCCAAGTGCCCCTCACAGGCCCAGCCTTCCCTGCTCGGAGCCCTGCCCCTCCCGCACCTGGGCAGGCAGCGAGGCGTACGGGGTCGGCATGCTGTACGGGTGGCTCATCTGCATCTGCGGGTCCTCCATGGTCAGCTGCTTTGCTCCTGAGGGTTTGGGGAAAAGGGAAATGCGCGGTGTGAAGAAGGAACTGACAGCATGAAACGTCAAATCTTAGAAAAACACCTGAGAGTCCAGTTCCTAGAATGCATAGCACAGTGTTGACAAATAGGGCATTTTCCTGCAACTCCCTTGGGCAATTGTTTGTCCAGGCCATTAAACTGGTTCCTACAAGGCGCCACAAAGCGAGCCCAAGTCGAGAAGCCTGAGGGCGATGGGCCTCGTGGCACGAGCTCCCCCAGCAGACGTCCATCTAGTGAGGTCACCTGTGGTTTGTTAAACTGGGCTCTGCTCTGGGTCCAGAATCTTGGAAAGTGGGAACCTTAGTTTCAACAAGCAGCCCAGTTGACCACGGCAAAGTTTGAATGTTGACACTTCTCTTACTACAAATGGTAACGAAATGTAGATCATGAACCTTCCCTTCCTCAAAATGGCTAATCACGAGAGACAGATGAATAAGTAAAGTTTCAAACAGCTTTTCCGTTTTTGGCTTGGAAATCGGGCCCGAATCTTAGGAGAACTTCCTAGAAAACACAggcgtatgcacacacacaggaagagaCCAGGAGCCTGAGAAACTACCCTGCAGCACCACCACGAGAACTCCCACTTGGGGCCCAGAGAAGCTGGGAAAACCGCCTGCTAGGCTGGAACGGGAGGCCAAGGCAAGCCGGCTACAAAGCAGCAAAGGGAAAACAGGACCCTGACAGGGAGCCGTCTTGAGGCGCGAGCGCAGGCGGCCCCAGCCCGTCAAGCCCCACCTTTCTTGGCTCCCTCGGGGACGATCCGGTACACTTTGTAGGGGTCCGAGATGTCCAGCTGGCTCCGCTCCACCAGCTCCTCGAAGTCGTTGCTCTTGTTCAGAGCACACCGCAGGCGTGTCTTCCAGGTGGGAGGGTCTGGCTTGTCGATGCCTTCTCGAAACTTCCCTTTAAACAGTGCCCAAGCCTGGTGAGAGAAAGTGGGGAAAAGTTAAAATGCAGGTCTTTCAAAAAAGAATCTGGAAATTGTCTCTCTAAAGCAAAGAATGGCGGCAGGGGCTTCAGGTCCACAGGAAGGTGGGACAGAGGGTGTTTATGAAAGACGGGTGAGATTGAGGACCCCACAAAGCCCACCCCTCAGGAAGCAGTTAGGCTGGAAGCAAAGACAGAGCTGAGGGCTGAGGGGCCACCGCAGGGCACCTCTGGACGTTAGGGAGCCTGAGGCAAGCCTTACTCTTCCAGCAAGTTTCCTGAGGAAGTCCCCCTGCCACGCTCTGCCCACAGGTGGTGGGGCTGGGCCCTAAAGCACTGGCCACTGGGTAAACTGCCCAAGGGGAAAACGGTCAGGACAGGGACACACACACGGGGCAAAGAGAAACCCCCAGAGAGAGGCCCAAAGGAGAccctgagagggagagagaggagaaagaggaagggagagagacggAGAAAACTTTCCAGGGAGAGACTCGGGAAGAGGGAGTCACACAGAGACagtgagacagagggagagacgCGCCCAAGGACCAGAGAGAGCCCGAAGGAGAGCGCTGGCCAGAGAGGGGGCGCGAGGCGGGACAGCGTGGAGAGGGCGCAGGGACCAGCCCCGAGCGGCGCGGCGCACACAGCTGCCCGCGCGCAAGGAGGAGACACAGTCGGTACGTGGAGGCGAGGAGGTACCCAAAGTTCCAGAAAGAGGGCCCCAGGGAGAGAGAGGCGCAGCCTTGGCCCACCCCTCTACCCGGCGGGAGCGCGGACGGGCATCTGACTCCGGGGGACCGTGCGCCCCTCAGGCGTGGCACCGGCTCCGCCCTCTGCGAAGTTACCAGAGCAGCCGCGGGACCCCCGCGCTCCCGCACGAGGCCCGGTGCGCGCGGCGCGGACCGGCCCCCGGAGCCCGGGGCGGGTCGGCGCGCGGGCCCTGGCCCCTCCCAGCCCCGCCCGGGCACCTTGAAGAGCGCGGCGTCCTCCTCGCGGTTGTAGTCCTGCTTGCCCGCGTGCTTCCAGGGGATGCGGAAGATGCTCTTCTCCTCGTTCTCCCACACCAGCCCCGGGTACTTGCCGCTGTCGATCTGGTCGATGAGCCACTGGCGGAGCTTCCCGTTGCCGCAGCTCACGGAGCTCATGCCGAACTCGCCGCCTCGGCTGCCGCCCTCCAGGTTCATGCCCCGCGCGCCGACGCTGTCCCTTCGCAACCCAGGCTTCGCTCCGGCACTCGCTCCGCGCTGCGGGGAGAGGAGGCGGCCCTCGGCAATGACCACGAGGCCGCAGAGCCTCGGAGGCGGCGAGGCGCGCGCCGCCGAGTCTGGGACGCCCGAGCCGCGAGAGAAGGCCCTTCTCAGCCGCCCCGGCTCGTGCGTGCCCCTGGCGCGCCGCCCTCCCGCCTCCCTGAGCTCGTGCGCGACCTCACCTTCTGGACGCTCCACTCGCGTTTCCCCCCGCGGCCCGCacgccgcccagactcagggctctGATCTTCGCGCACCCCCGAAATCCAGCCGCCCCCACGCGTGGGCCTCCGTTTGCTCTCGTACTCCCGCTCCCCTGCCCAGGCCCAAGCCGTGGACAGTCCATCCCCCGTGCCACGGCCAGTTTCCGCCCGCGCCCCCTCCCGCGCCCCCGCGCCCCGGTGGCCCCGCGTGTTCCGCACGCGGGCTCCCCCGTGGCCTGGCCTTCCAGGTGCGCGGCGGCGGCAGCTCCCCCGCGGCTCTCTCTGAAACCCGCACTCTTTGCCCCAAGAATGCCCCGGAGCCCCAGACAGGTAGCGACGACCAGGTGGCCCGGGAGCCACACGCGGCAGAGGGACCCG from Ovis canadensis isolate MfBH-ARS-UI-01 breed Bighorn chromosome 20, ARS-UI_OviCan_v2, whole genome shotgun sequence includes:
- the IRF4 gene encoding interferon regulatory factor 4 isoform X1; the protein is MNLEGGSRGGEFGMSSVSCGNGKLRQWLIDQIDSGKYPGLVWENEEKSIFRIPWKHAGKQDYNREEDAALFKAWALFKGKFREGIDKPDPPTWKTRLRCALNKSNDFEELVERSQLDISDPYKVYRIVPEGAKKGAKQLTMEDPQMQMSHPYSMPTPYASLPAQQVHNYMIPAHDRGWREFVPDQPHAEIPYQCPVTFGPRGHHWQSPACENGCQVTGTFYACAPPESQAPGIPIEPSIRSAEALALSDCRLHICLYYREILVKELTTSSPEGCRISHGHTYDASSLDQVLFPYPEDNSQRKNIEKLLGHLERGVVLWMAPDGLYAKRLCQSRIYWDGPLAIPSDRPNKLERDQTCKLFDTQQFLSELQAFAHHGRPLPRFQVTLCFGEEFPDPQRQRKLITAHVEPLLARQLYYFAQQNSGHFLRGYDLPEHVGGPEDFHRPPRHSSIQE
- the IRF4 gene encoding interferon regulatory factor 4 isoform X2; the encoded protein is MNLEGGSRGGEFGMSSVSCGNGKLRQWLIDQIDSGKYPGLVWENEEKSIFRIPWKHAGKQDYNREEDAALFKAWALFKGKFREGIDKPDPPTWKTRLRCALNKSNDFEELVERSQLDISDPYKVYRIVPEGAKKGAKQLTMEDPQMQMSHPYSMPTPYASLPAQVHNYMIPAHDRGWREFVPDQPHAEIPYQCPVTFGPRGHHWQSPACENGCQVTGTFYACAPPESQAPGIPIEPSIRSAEALALSDCRLHICLYYREILVKELTTSSPEGCRISHGHTYDASSLDQVLFPYPEDNSQRKNIEKLLGHLERGVVLWMAPDGLYAKRLCQSRIYWDGPLAIPSDRPNKLERDQTCKLFDTQQFLSELQAFAHHGRPLPRFQVTLCFGEEFPDPQRQRKLITAHVEPLLARQLYYFAQQNSGHFLRGYDLPEHVGGPEDFHRPPRHSSIQE